From the Candidatus Peregrinibacteria bacterium genome, one window contains:
- a CDS encoding tetratricopeptide repeat protein — MSEKNTSTKNTEKQIFLPNFFITPDEDSFLPKRADFVWNFDIPKRLSPFARIRKRKRIQSPKRAASLFSLGILVVESLLLLGSLFQALFSNHLPAFCGTENGTCQPETEMLLLFCIPALIAGILLALPERFFGKAHSRSALPEQRDTLGILQSQKRSADTLVELGEYASALSVYEEILQEDPCFGDTILNAGNALAETGKTKKSLQYFQKAAQLGLGKHVPFFAQGTLFLRENKREKAISFLKKAQQIAPQDISVLQNLGITLLEQGCSKDAHDIFQKALSLYPKSVECLFGLGISLFRLQKYKEAQHIANTILQKHSEEQRFLFFGGVLAVKLCDWKTVERLFSVFLSKNSEEENPRIFMGNALVALNHLTEAEEVFRKISSNNHDAKQNLAGVLFLLENWKEALLLYESLPKSPNIFLQIAECQNALKEGSSLLKTIEKAMRKVPRSARLSFLKGNAHLREKNFQKAILCFEHALSLDENLEEAHLQKGEILLEQFGNPAEAEKCFRKSTEQNPKNAVAWYKAGICLVILQKPKEAGEMFTKTVEVDSSYSSAYFQRGTIFLQTGNVQKAIMDFDAYLKENINDLEALYNKGLALFELGKYREAITAYNKILATSPAHLPALINKGNALFALEDYWGAVRAYDEALSYNERDAFAHYNKACALNLLKNRDLALRELELATILDESLREEAQKEESFKNIRRLKIFRMIVGLAS, encoded by the coding sequence TTGTCCGAAAAAAACACATCAACAAAAAACACCGAAAAACAAATTTTCTTACCAAATTTTTTCATCACACCAGATGAAGACTCTTTTTTACCGAAGAGGGCAGATTTTGTCTGGAATTTTGACATTCCGAAACGCCTTTCACCATTTGCACGAATCCGAAAACGCAAGAGAATCCAAAGTCCTAAGCGTGCCGCATCACTCTTTTCTCTTGGAATTCTTGTTGTTGAATCGCTACTCCTCTTGGGATCCTTGTTTCAGGCACTCTTTAGCAACCATCTTCCTGCATTTTGTGGAACGGAGAACGGAACCTGTCAACCAGAAACAGAAATGCTTCTCCTTTTTTGCATTCCTGCACTTATTGCCGGCATTCTTCTTGCTCTTCCAGAACGTTTTTTTGGAAAAGCGCATTCACGATCAGCACTCCCAGAGCAACGCGACACTCTTGGAATATTGCAATCGCAAAAACGATCCGCAGATACGCTTGTAGAGCTTGGAGAATATGCTTCTGCACTTTCTGTATATGAAGAAATTCTTCAGGAAGATCCCTGTTTTGGAGACACCATCTTGAATGCAGGAAATGCATTGGCAGAAACTGGAAAAACAAAAAAATCACTCCAATATTTCCAAAAAGCGGCGCAACTCGGACTCGGAAAACATGTTCCATTCTTTGCCCAAGGAACTCTTTTTCTCCGCGAAAATAAAAGAGAGAAGGCCATCTCTTTTCTCAAAAAAGCACAACAAATTGCTCCACAAGACATATCGGTCTTACAAAATTTGGGAATCACTCTTTTAGAACAGGGTTGTAGCAAAGATGCGCATGATATTTTTCAAAAAGCACTCTCGCTCTATCCAAAATCTGTGGAATGTCTTTTTGGGTTGGGAATCTCACTTTTTCGTCTTCAAAAGTACAAAGAGGCACAGCACATTGCAAACACTATTCTTCAAAAACATTCAGAAGAACAACGATTTCTTTTTTTTGGCGGAGTACTTGCCGTAAAACTTTGCGACTGGAAAACGGTCGAACGTCTTTTCTCTGTATTCCTCTCAAAAAATTCAGAAGAGGAGAATCCGAGAATCTTTATGGGAAATGCGCTTGTTGCGCTCAATCATCTCACGGAAGCAGAAGAAGTATTCCGAAAAATTTCTTCTAATAATCATGATGCCAAGCAGAATTTAGCAGGAGTTCTTTTTCTTCTCGAAAACTGGAAGGAAGCACTTTTGCTCTATGAATCACTCCCCAAAAGCCCTAATATTTTCCTTCAAATTGCAGAGTGTCAAAATGCACTCAAAGAAGGTTCCTCGCTTCTAAAGACAATAGAAAAAGCGATGAGAAAGGTGCCTCGTTCTGCACGACTCTCGTTTTTAAAGGGAAATGCCCACCTCCGCGAAAAAAACTTTCAAAAGGCAATACTTTGCTTTGAACATGCGCTTTCTCTTGATGAAAACCTAGAAGAAGCGCACCTCCAAAAAGGAGAGATTCTTTTGGAACAATTTGGAAATCCTGCAGAAGCAGAAAAGTGTTTTCGAAAGAGTACAGAGCAGAATCCAAAAAATGCTGTGGCATGGTATAAGGCGGGAATATGTCTTGTAATTCTCCAAAAACCAAAAGAAGCAGGAGAAATGTTTACCAAAACAGTAGAAGTGGATTCATCATATTCGTCCGCATACTTTCAGCGTGGCACTATTTTTCTCCAAACGGGAAATGTTCAAAAAGCTATTATGGATTTTGATGCCTATCTTAAAGAAAATATAAATGATCTCGAGGCACTCTACAACAAAGGTCTTGCGCTTTTTGAGCTTGGAAAGTACCGAGAAGCCATTACCGCATACAATAAAATACTCGCCACAAGCCCTGCACATCTCCCTGCACTTATTAACAAAGGAAATGCGCTCTTTGCGCTCGAAGATTATTGGGGAGCAGTACGAGCGTACGACGAAGCACTTTCGTATAACGAGCGAGATGCATTTGCGCACTACAACAAGGCATGTGCCCTTAATCTTTTAAAAAATAGAGATTTGGCACTCAGAGAGCTTGAGCTGGCAACCATTCTTGATGAAAGTTTACGAGAAGAAGCACAAAAAGAAGAGAGCTTTAAAAATATTCGCAGACTCAAAATATTCCGCATGATTGTCGGATTAGCATCGTAA
- a CDS encoding 23S rRNA (pseudouridine(1915)-N(3))-methyltransferase RlmH: MRFALLTPGTIKHSFFAEAQKEYLSRIQKFCTFDIREISEEKLTKNTSEEVTKKREAERLLSTFPNRSTVIALDERGKEFSAQEFSHFLDKLLLDGKDAFFCMGGANGLDASILEKANTVISFGKMTLTQDLARIVFLETMFRGFSILKNLPFHR; this comes from the coding sequence ATGCGCTTTGCTCTTCTTACACCTGGTACGATAAAACATTCTTTTTTTGCTGAAGCACAAAAAGAATATCTCTCACGGATTCAGAAATTTTGTACATTTGATATTCGAGAAATTTCGGAAGAAAAGTTGACGAAAAATACTTCTGAAGAAGTGACAAAAAAGCGTGAAGCGGAACGTCTTCTTTCTACTTTTCCCAATCGGTCTACGGTTATTGCGCTTGATGAACGTGGAAAGGAGTTTTCTGCGCAAGAATTTTCTCATTTTTTAGACAAACTCCTTCTCGACGGAAAAGATGCCTTCTTTTGCATGGGTGGCGCAAATGGACTCGACGCCTCGATTCTCGAGAAAGCGAATACGGTAATAAGTTTTGGGAAAATGACACTCACTCAAGATTTGGCACGCATTGTATTTTTGGAAACAATGTTTCGCGGATTTTCTATTCTGAAAAATTTACCGTTTCATCGGTAA
- the nrdR gene encoding transcriptional repressor NrdR — protein sequence MQCPRCHHSETKVIDSRPEREGRSIRRRRECEKCEFRFSTLERVITGNLIIKKRDGETEAFSAEKLEKSIRVACGKRPISRDQIREMVNELSENWAGQNEVQSSEIGEAVMNVLKKIDHIAYIRFASVYRKFKDVEEFKKEISELLP from the coding sequence ATGCAGTGTCCACGGTGCCACCATTCGGAAACAAAAGTCATCGACTCACGTCCCGAACGAGAAGGGCGCTCTATTCGACGACGACGGGAATGCGAGAAATGCGAGTTTCGCTTCTCGACACTCGAACGAGTGATTACCGGAAATCTCATAATAAAAAAACGGGATGGCGAAACAGAAGCGTTTTCCGCAGAGAAGCTAGAAAAAAGTATTCGAGTGGCATGTGGAAAACGTCCGATTTCTCGAGATCAAATTCGAGAAATGGTGAATGAGCTTTCGGAAAATTGGGCAGGACAAAATGAAGTGCAAAGCTCTGAAATTGGCGAAGCAGTAATGAATGTTCTCAAAAAAATAGATCATATTGCCTACATTCGCTTTGCGAGCGTCTATCGAAAATTTAAAGACGTGGAAGAGTTTAAAAAGGAAATTTCGGAGCTCCTCCCGTAG
- a CDS encoding ATP-dependent Clp protease ATP-binding subunit: protein MSNDNNGDNGTPTPFDRFTPEAQQVLRLAETESKSGRSSSIGTQHLLIGILRVNKTIAFSLLNRAGINVSAVTALLSEVSESGEGGGLSRELKKVLEGAIKMSFQFRHQFVGVEHLLFSLLEHDQAAGTQIIRKMQVNTSEIRRQLEEIFTQISEGSRNGKPPENMLHALENLLSGLQGAIAGMRPGEDFSDAYQHKKKKEEEESETPALDFFSTDLSEETRAGKIDPVIGRDEEIERMVTILNRKTKNNPVLIGEPGVGKTAIVEGLVQRIERGAVPDSLLGKRVLALDMGSLVAGTKYRGEFEERLKEVIEELIEFEGDVLLFIDELHTVVGAGSAEGSLDAANILKPALSRARIQVIGATTFDEYRKHVEKDKALERRFQPITVEEPNIEDAITILRGIKKEYETFHHVRISDAAILEAVNLSKRYIADRFLPDKAIDLLDETCAKKGGRSQGHSEEIKKIEERIGKIVKKKEEAVKSQNYEKALEWKKQEEKQRELITEIRSAKKPKTPPIPITEFDIAATVGRITGIAVARLVKSDREKLLLLEEGLTKKVVGQREAIAEIARAIRRSRAGISDTRRPVGGFLFLGPTGVGKTELVRVLAEELFGSREHLIKIDMSEFMERHNVSRLVGATAGYVGHEEGGQLTEAVRRKPFSIVLFDEIEKAHSDFQNILLQILEDGELTDAKGRKVDFRNTVIIMTSNLGAEALTEEATKIGFSAKGDSLKKAEEDFEDKKGFVLDELRRHFRPEFLGRIDSVVVFRPLSAESLKSIVAMRLSELGGRLLAKEMQFEYSPEVVDLLAEKSFDQKSGARKIRKVLSELVEDSIAEEILRVKDTKNATVCLSVENNTLLVAILPAKPEPKKKGSKKNGKMAMV, encoded by the coding sequence ATGTCAAACGATAATAACGGTGATAACGGCACGCCAACTCCTTTTGATCGATTTACTCCAGAGGCGCAGCAAGTGCTCCGCCTCGCAGAAACGGAATCAAAATCTGGACGATCATCCTCCATTGGTACTCAACACCTTCTCATTGGAATTCTCCGTGTAAATAAGACGATCGCCTTTTCTCTTCTCAATCGAGCAGGAATTAATGTCTCTGCTGTTACAGCGCTTCTTTCGGAAGTTTCAGAATCTGGAGAAGGGGGAGGACTTTCACGAGAACTGAAGAAAGTTTTGGAGGGCGCTATTAAAATGTCATTCCAGTTTCGTCACCAATTTGTTGGTGTAGAACACCTTCTTTTTTCTCTCCTCGAGCACGATCAAGCGGCAGGAACGCAAATCATTCGAAAAATGCAGGTAAACACTTCAGAAATTCGCCGTCAGCTCGAGGAGATTTTTACGCAAATTTCAGAAGGAAGCCGAAATGGAAAACCACCCGAAAATATGCTTCACGCACTCGAAAATCTTTTAAGCGGTTTACAAGGGGCTATTGCCGGAATGCGTCCGGGGGAAGATTTTTCCGATGCGTATCAGCACAAAAAAAAGAAAGAGGAGGAAGAGTCAGAAACGCCAGCGCTCGACTTTTTTTCCACTGATCTTTCGGAAGAAACTCGGGCAGGAAAAATTGATCCCGTTATTGGACGCGATGAAGAAATTGAGCGAATGGTGACCATTCTCAATCGAAAAACAAAAAATAACCCCGTTCTCATTGGAGAACCCGGTGTCGGAAAAACTGCCATTGTAGAGGGCTTGGTTCAGCGAATTGAGCGTGGTGCTGTCCCCGATTCCTTGCTTGGAAAACGTGTTCTCGCACTTGATATGGGAAGCTTGGTCGCAGGGACAAAGTATCGTGGAGAGTTTGAAGAGCGACTCAAGGAAGTCATTGAAGAGCTCATAGAATTTGAAGGAGATGTTCTTCTTTTTATCGACGAACTTCACACAGTTGTTGGTGCTGGCTCTGCAGAAGGATCGCTCGATGCGGCAAATATTTTAAAACCAGCTCTGTCACGAGCGCGTATTCAAGTTATTGGTGCGACGACATTTGATGAATACCGAAAACATGTCGAAAAGGATAAGGCGCTTGAGCGCCGTTTTCAGCCAATCACTGTAGAGGAGCCAAATATAGAAGATGCCATTACTATTCTTCGTGGCATTAAAAAGGAATATGAAACTTTTCATCATGTTCGCATTTCCGATGCGGCAATTTTGGAGGCGGTAAATCTCTCAAAGCGCTATATCGCTGACCGATTTCTTCCCGATAAGGCAATTGACCTTCTCGATGAGACGTGTGCCAAAAAAGGTGGACGGAGCCAAGGACATTCAGAAGAGATTAAAAAAATCGAAGAACGTATTGGCAAAATTGTGAAGAAAAAAGAAGAGGCAGTAAAAAGCCAAAACTACGAAAAGGCACTCGAATGGAAAAAACAGGAAGAAAAACAGCGGGAACTCATCACTGAAATCCGTTCTGCAAAAAAACCAAAAACTCCTCCCATTCCCATCACCGAGTTTGATATTGCCGCTACGGTTGGAAGAATAACCGGAATTGCCGTAGCACGTCTTGTAAAAAGTGATCGAGAAAAACTCCTCTTGCTTGAAGAGGGGTTAACGAAAAAAGTAGTAGGACAACGCGAGGCAATTGCAGAAATCGCACGAGCGATTCGAAGGAGTCGTGCTGGTATTTCTGATACACGTCGTCCAGTAGGAGGATTTCTCTTTCTGGGACCAACAGGTGTTGGGAAAACCGAACTTGTCCGAGTACTTGCAGAAGAGCTTTTTGGAAGTCGGGAGCATCTCATTAAAATTGATATGAGTGAATTCATGGAGCGGCACAATGTCTCTCGCCTTGTGGGTGCTACAGCGGGCTATGTAGGGCACGAAGAAGGAGGGCAACTTACAGAAGCAGTTCGCCGAAAGCCATTTTCCATTGTGCTTTTTGACGAAATTGAAAAAGCACATAGTGATTTTCAGAACATTCTCCTTCAGATTCTCGAAGACGGAGAACTCACCGATGCCAAGGGACGAAAAGTAGATTTTCGAAATACCGTTATTATTATGACTTCCAACTTAGGAGCAGAAGCCCTTACAGAAGAGGCTACTAAGATTGGATTTTCCGCGAAAGGAGATTCTCTCAAAAAAGCAGAGGAAGATTTTGAAGACAAGAAAGGATTTGTACTTGATGAATTGCGTCGTCATTTTCGACCAGAATTTTTGGGACGAATTGATAGTGTTGTTGTGTTTCGTCCGCTTTCGGCAGAATCGCTAAAATCCATTGTTGCCATGCGTCTTTCAGAACTTGGTGGCCGACTTCTTGCAAAAGAAATGCAATTCGAATATTCCCCAGAAGTCGTTGATCTTCTTGCAGAAAAGAGCTTTGATCAAAAGTCTGGAGCACGAAAAATTCGGAAGGTGCTTTCGGAGCTCGTGGAAGACAGTATTGCTGAGGAAATTCTTCGGGTGAAAGACACCAAAAATGCCACAGTGTGTCTTTCTGTGGAAAACAACACATTACTTGTTGCTATTCTTCCTGCAAAACCTGAACCAAAAAAGAAGGGTTCTAAGAAAAACGGAAAAATGGCAATGGTATAG
- a CDS encoding GNAT family N-acetyltransferase: protein MKALTPNAALGFPTNPFLGGTLRSFKGRTQARGAKNILNFTRSGDSGVIRTATTQDAERVIELIKKIQLGKIGLIKDIATGENRIESGGFSNHGGFFDKNFPKQAQNAITDEENIPILAEVLGTRKNELVGFMWANTKKKFPLGSAIEKIPEDATADKKSYIIAALQDNFRSNIVTIEAIAIAKKFQRHGYGRLLYLAMLQELQERGFTIATLEIYNIFSFIRGEIEERCQLPNSASIGLHESFGAMRIGSVGVFAKELSSGGICEITSKLYALDIEEGIERIKGSLGKDSPFLLYPRVV from the coding sequence ATGAAAGCACTTACACCAAATGCAGCCCTAGGGTTCCCCACAAATCCTTTTTTAGGAGGAACTCTCCGGTCGTTCAAAGGAAGGACTCAAGCTAGAGGTGCAAAAAATATTCTTAATTTTACGAGAAGTGGTGATTCTGGCGTCATTCGAACTGCAACTACTCAGGATGCAGAAAGAGTGATAGAGCTTATCAAGAAAATTCAGCTTGGTAAAATAGGTCTCATAAAGGATATTGCTACAGGTGAAAACAGGATTGAGTCTGGGGGGTTTTCAAATCACGGAGGGTTTTTTGATAAAAATTTTCCAAAACAAGCGCAAAATGCAATTACAGATGAGGAAAATATACCCATTCTTGCAGAAGTATTGGGGACGAGAAAAAATGAACTCGTGGGATTTATGTGGGCAAATACAAAAAAAAAATTCCCGCTAGGAAGTGCCATTGAAAAAATACCAGAAGACGCCACCGCCGATAAAAAATCGTACATCATAGCGGCTCTTCAGGATAATTTTCGATCGAACATTGTAACCATAGAGGCTATTGCTATTGCCAAAAAATTTCAAAGACATGGTTACGGGAGGCTTCTTTATCTGGCAATGTTGCAGGAACTTCAGGAAAGAGGTTTTACAATAGCCACCCTTGAAATATATAATATTTTTTCTTTTATTCGAGGGGAAATTGAAGAAAGGTGTCAGCTTCCAAATTCAGCCAGTATAGGACTTCATGAAAGCTTTGGGGCAATGAGGATAGGATCGGTAGGGGTTTTTGCAAAGGAGCTTTCCAGTGGGGGCATATGTGAAATCACTTCCAAGCTTTATGCACTTGATATTGAAGAAGGCATTGAAAGAATTAAAGGCTCCCTAGGAAAAGATTCCCCTTTTCTCCTCTACCCTAGAGTCGTTTAG
- a CDS encoding asparaginase, with the protein MLLLLCGGTIDKTYIPQLEKYMSDKTHFSEMIARANLFDISLTVHSLFAKDSLEMNDEDREQVVEACAKTSEEEILVAHGTDTMVETATVVARHLEQHGIKKRVVFFGAMIPYENSRSDALFNLGTAIMAVQIVETGVFVAMNGQLFPWNFVRKNREKGVFEKLTTS; encoded by the coding sequence ATGCTTCTTCTTCTCTGCGGTGGAACGATCGACAAAACTTATATTCCTCAGCTGGAAAAATATATGTCAGACAAAACCCATTTTTCCGAGATGATTGCTCGAGCAAACCTTTTCGATATTTCTCTTACAGTCCATTCACTCTTTGCGAAAGATTCCCTAGAAATGAATGATGAAGATCGGGAACAAGTAGTAGAGGCATGTGCCAAAACGAGTGAAGAAGAAATTCTCGTTGCTCACGGAACCGATACCATGGTAGAAACCGCTACAGTTGTGGCAAGGCACCTTGAGCAACACGGAATAAAAAAACGAGTAGTATTTTTTGGTGCTATGATTCCCTATGAAAATTCTCGAAGCGATGCCCTCTTTAACCTTGGAACAGCCATCATGGCAGTACAAATTGTGGAAACAGGAGTGTTTGTTGCTATGAATGGACAGCTTTTTCCTTGGAATTTTGTACGAAAAAACAGGGAAAAAGGGGTGTTTGAGAAACTCACAACATCTTGA
- the trpB gene encoding tryptophan synthase subunit beta yields MSFRKSILTSNGHFGSYGGQYVSEMLIPIMLELSDAFEKAITDESFRKDFLDIQQNYAGRPTPLYFAENLTKILGGAKIFLKNEGLVHTGAHKMNHCLGQGLLAKRMGKMRVIAETGAGQHGLATATMCAKLGLECVIYMGAKDVARQRPNVFWMEKLGATVIPVENGGQVLRDAINEALRDLVTNPYDTLYLLGTVCGPHPYPKMNTYFQKIISEEVRMQLQKQTGRVLPDAVVACVGGGSNAMGAFFDFLDDMDVQLIGVEAGGLGIEGKDHAARFVSGKFGGSAGVSEGMKSYFLQNEDGQMRNTHSICAGLDYSGVSPIHAWLRDEGRTEYVVATDEEALEGWKMLVKHEGIIPALESAHAVAEGVRRAKEMQSDQILVINVSGRGDKDLFITTKAFGDEGFTDFLRRTVQNL; encoded by the coding sequence ATGTCCTTTCGTAAAAGCATTCTTACTTCCAATGGTCATTTTGGCTCCTATGGTGGACAGTATGTCTCTGAAATGCTCATACCCATTATGCTCGAACTTTCGGATGCCTTTGAAAAGGCTATTACAGATGAGTCTTTTCGGAAAGATTTCCTCGATATTCAGCAAAATTATGCCGGAAGACCAACACCACTTTATTTTGCAGAAAATCTCACAAAAATACTTGGCGGAGCAAAAATATTTTTGAAAAACGAAGGTTTAGTACACACGGGAGCACACAAAATGAATCACTGCCTTGGGCAAGGACTCCTCGCAAAGCGGATGGGAAAAATGAGAGTCATTGCAGAAACCGGTGCCGGACAGCACGGACTTGCCACGGCAACCATGTGCGCCAAATTGGGGCTTGAGTGCGTGATTTATATGGGAGCAAAAGACGTAGCACGACAACGACCAAACGTGTTTTGGATGGAGAAACTCGGTGCCACAGTTATTCCCGTAGAAAACGGCGGACAAGTCTTGCGAGATGCTATCAACGAAGCGTTGCGCGATCTTGTCACTAATCCATACGACACACTTTATCTTTTGGGAACCGTTTGCGGACCGCATCCGTATCCCAAAATGAATACCTATTTTCAAAAGATTATTTCCGAAGAAGTTCGTATGCAACTTCAAAAGCAAACCGGAAGAGTGCTTCCTGATGCTGTTGTAGCGTGTGTTGGTGGGGGAAGTAACGCCATGGGCGCATTTTTTGATTTTCTGGATGATATGGATGTTCAACTTATTGGAGTAGAAGCAGGAGGACTTGGAATCGAGGGAAAAGATCATGCAGCACGCTTTGTCTCTGGAAAATTTGGTGGTTCCGCCGGAGTTTCAGAAGGAATGAAGTCCTATTTTCTCCAAAATGAAGATGGACAAATGCGAAATACACACTCTATTTGTGCAGGACTCGATTACTCTGGCGTTTCCCCCATTCATGCGTGGCTTCGAGATGAGGGACGAACGGAATATGTTGTCGCAACAGATGAGGAAGCTCTGGAGGGATGGAAAATGCTCGTCAAACACGAAGGAATCATCCCAGCACTCGAATCGGCACATGCGGTTGCAGAAGGTGTGCGGCGAGCAAAAGAAATGCAATCAGACCAAATACTTGTCATCAATGTTTCCGGACGCGGAGATAAGGATCTCTTCATTACCACAAAAGCATTTGGTGATGAAGGATTTACGGATTTTCTAAGGCGAACAGTACAAAATCTGTAG